CCCCACGGTCTGGGCAAATCGAAGAAGGTGGCGGTCATCACCTCGGCCGAGAAGTTCAAGGAAGCCCAGGACGCCGGCGCCGACGAAGTGGGCGCCGAGGACCTGGTGGAGAAGATCTCCAAAGGCTACCTGGACTTTGACGCCGTCGTGGCCACACCCGACATGATGAAGTTCGTCGGCCGCCTCGGCAAGGTTCTGGGCCCTCGCGGCCTGATGCCCAACCCCAAAACCGGCACCGTAACGACGGAGGTGGGGAAGGCCATCAACGAGATCAAAGCCGGCAAGGTGGAGTTCCGGGTGGACAAGGGCGGCGTGGTCCACGCTCCAGTCGGCAAGCTCTCCTTCGATGTGAAACAGCTCATCGAGAATGCGTCGGCCT
This sequence is a window from Acidobacteriota bacterium. Protein-coding genes within it:
- a CDS encoding 50S ribosomal protein L1, with the protein product MAKRGKKYNNASQLVDLREYELDEAVALIKKIAFAKFDETLEVSMRLGVNPKYADQMVRGTVVLPHGLGKSKKVAVITSAEKFKEAQDAGADEVGAEDLVEKISKGYLDFDAVVATPDMMKFVGRLGKVLGPRGLMPNPKTGTVTTEVGKAINEIKAGKVEFRVDKGGVVHAPVGKLSFDVKQLIENASAFIDAVVKAKPPASKGKYIHSIFACSSMGPGIQISLPAFEKGARK